A single window of Leclercia adecarboxylata DNA harbors:
- the zwf gene encoding glucose-6-phosphate dehydrogenase: MAVTQTAQACDLVIFGAKGDLARRKLLPSLYQLEKAGQIHPETRILGVGRADWDKDAYTKVVREALETFMKEKIDESLWDTLSGRLDFCNLDVNDTSAFADLGAMLDQKNRVTINYFAMPPSTFGAICKGLGEAKLNAKPARVVMEKPLGTSLATSREINDQVGEYFEECQVYRIDHYLGKETVLNLLALRFANSLFVNNWDNRTIDHVEITVAEEVGIEGRWGYFDQAGQMRDMIQNHLLQILCMIAMAPPSDLSADSIRDEKVKVLKSLRRIDRSNVREKTVRGQYTAGFAQGKKVPGYLEEEGANKTSSTETFVAIRVDIDNWRWAGVPFYLRTGKRLPAKCSEVVVYFKNPELNLFKESWQELPQNKLTIRLQPDEGVDIQVLNKVPGLDHKHNLQTTKLDLSYSETFNQNHLADAYERLLLETMRGIQALFVRRDEVEEAWKWVDSITEAWAADQDAPKPYQAGTWGPVASVAMITRDGRSWNEFE, encoded by the coding sequence ATGGCGGTAACGCAAACAGCCCAGGCATGTGACCTGGTCATTTTCGGCGCGAAAGGCGATCTTGCACGCCGGAAATTGCTGCCTTCCCTGTATCAACTGGAAAAAGCGGGTCAGATCCACCCGGAGACGCGCATCCTGGGCGTGGGCCGTGCCGACTGGGATAAAGACGCGTATACCAAAGTGGTGCGCGAAGCGCTGGAAACTTTCATGAAGGAGAAGATCGATGAAAGTTTGTGGGATACGCTGAGTGGACGTCTCGATTTCTGCAACCTCGACGTGAACGACACGTCGGCCTTTGCCGATCTGGGCGCGATGCTCGATCAAAAAAATCGCGTCACCATCAACTATTTCGCCATGCCGCCAAGCACCTTCGGCGCCATCTGCAAAGGGCTCGGCGAAGCAAAACTGAACGCCAAGCCGGCACGCGTGGTCATGGAAAAACCGCTGGGTACCTCGCTGGCGACCTCCCGTGAAATTAACGACCAGGTCGGGGAATACTTCGAAGAGTGCCAGGTTTATCGTATCGACCACTACCTCGGTAAAGAGACGGTGCTCAACCTGCTGGCGCTGCGTTTCGCCAACTCCCTGTTTGTGAATAACTGGGATAACCGCACTATCGACCACGTGGAGATCACCGTGGCGGAAGAGGTGGGGATTGAAGGGCGCTGGGGTTACTTTGACCAGGCCGGTCAGATGCGCGACATGATCCAGAACCACCTGCTGCAAATCCTCTGCATGATCGCCATGGCACCGCCGTCAGATCTCTCTGCAGACAGCATTCGCGATGAGAAGGTGAAAGTGCTGAAGTCCCTGCGCCGCATCGATCGCTCCAACGTGCGTGAGAAAACCGTCCGCGGTCAGTACACCGCCGGTTTCGCCCAGGGTAAAAAAGTGCCGGGCTATCTGGAAGAAGAGGGCGCGAATAAAACCAGCAGCACCGAAACTTTCGTCGCCATCCGCGTGGATATCGACAACTGGCGTTGGGCGGGTGTGCCTTTCTACCTGCGCACCGGTAAACGTCTGCCGGCCAAATGCTCTGAAGTGGTTGTCTACTTCAAAAATCCGGAACTGAACCTGTTCAAAGAGTCCTGGCAGGAGCTGCCGCAGAACAAACTGACCATCCGTCTGCAGCCGGACGAGGGCGTGGATATTCAGGTGCTGAACAAGGTGCCTGGCCTGGATCACAAGCACAACCTGCAGACCACCAAGCTGGATCTGAGCTACTCCGAAACCTTCAACCAGAACCATCTGGCGGATGCGTACGAACGTCTGCTTCTGGAAACCATGCGTGGGATCCAGGCCCTGTTTGTGCGTCGTGACGAAGTGGAGGAGGCGTGGAAATGGGTCGACTCCATCACCGAAGCCTGGGCCGCGGATCAGGATGCACCGAAACCTTATCAGGCGGGTACCTGGGGACCGGTTGCCTCTGTGGCGATGATCACCCGTGACGGCCGCTCCTGGAACGAGTTTGAGTAA
- the lpxM gene encoding lauroyl-Kdo(2)-lipid IV(A) myristoyltransferase (LpxM is lauroyl-Kdo(2)-lipid IV(A) myristoyltransferase, an enzyme characterized in Escherichia coli and involved in biosynthesis of the form of lipid A found in that species and some closely related species.) has product METQKNNSEYIPEFEKSFRHPRFWGAWLGVYAFAGIAMLPASVRDPLLGQVGRLAGKLGKSARRRAQINLFYCFPEKSEAEREAIIDEMFTTAPQAMAMMGELALRGPEKVAGRVDWKGLEIIEEMRRNDEKVIFLVPHGWGVDIPAMLMASQGQKMAAMFHNQGNKVFDYVWNTVRRRFGGRLHARNDGIKPFIKSVRQGYWGYYLPDQDHGPEHSEFVDFFATYKATLPAIGRLMKVCQARVIPLFPIYDGKTHRLTIEVRPPMDDLLTADDNTIARRMNEEVEILVGPHVEQYTWILKLLKTRKPGEKEPYKRKELYPKK; this is encoded by the coding sequence ATGGAAACCCAAAAAAACAACAGTGAATACATTCCTGAATTTGAGAAATCCTTTCGTCATCCGCGCTTCTGGGGCGCCTGGCTGGGTGTTTATGCCTTTGCCGGTATTGCAATGCTTCCGGCATCCGTGCGCGACCCACTGCTTGGTCAAGTGGGACGTCTGGCGGGCAAGCTGGGTAAAAGCGCCCGCCGCCGCGCGCAGATAAACCTCTTCTACTGCTTCCCGGAGAAGAGTGAGGCGGAGCGCGAAGCGATCATTGACGAGATGTTCACCACCGCGCCACAGGCGATGGCCATGATGGGCGAGCTGGCGTTACGTGGGCCGGAAAAGGTCGCCGGCCGCGTTGACTGGAAAGGTCTGGAAATCATCGAGGAGATGCGTCGCAACGACGAAAAGGTGATCTTCCTGGTGCCGCACGGCTGGGGCGTGGATATTCCGGCGATGCTGATGGCGTCGCAGGGGCAAAAAATGGCGGCGATGTTCCACAACCAGGGGAACAAGGTTTTCGATTATGTATGGAATACGGTGCGTCGTCGCTTTGGTGGCCGCCTGCATGCCCGCAACGACGGCATCAAACCCTTTATCAAATCCGTGCGCCAGGGCTACTGGGGCTATTATCTGCCGGACCAGGATCACGGGCCGGAACACAGCGAGTTTGTCGATTTCTTTGCCACCTATAAGGCCACGCTACCGGCGATTGGTCGGTTGATGAAGGTATGCCAGGCGCGGGTGATCCCGCTCTTCCCGATTTACGATGGCAAAACCCATCGCCTGACGATTGAAGTCCGCCCGCCGATGGACGATCTGCTCACCGCCGACGACAACACCATTGCGCGTCGGATGAACGAAGAGGTGGAGATACTGGTGGGGCCGCATGTAGAGCAGTACACCTGGATCCTGAAACTGCTGAAGACGCGCAAGCCGGGCGAGAAAGAGCCTTACAAGCGCAAAGAGCTGTATCCCAAGAAATAA
- a CDS encoding bifunctional 4-hydroxy-2-oxoglutarate aldolase/2-dehydro-3-deoxy-phosphogluconate aldolase produces MKNWNTSAEAILKTGPVVPVIVVNKLEHAVPMAKALVAGGVRVLEVTLRTACAMDAIRAIAKEVPEAIIGAGTVLNPQQLAEVTEAGAQFAISPGLTEPLLKAATEGSIPLIPGISTVSELMLGLDYGLKEFKFFPAEANGGTKALQAIAGPFANVRFCPTGGISPANYRDYLALKSVLCIGGSWLVPADALEAGDWDRITKLAREAVEGAQQ; encoded by the coding sequence ATGAAAAACTGGAATACAAGTGCAGAAGCAATCCTGAAAACTGGCCCGGTAGTGCCGGTGATCGTGGTTAACAAGCTGGAACACGCTGTGCCGATGGCGAAAGCGCTGGTTGCCGGTGGCGTTCGCGTCCTGGAAGTGACCCTGCGTACCGCCTGTGCAATGGATGCGATTCGCGCCATCGCCAAAGAAGTGCCGGAAGCCATCATCGGCGCAGGTACCGTACTGAACCCTCAGCAGTTGGCTGAAGTCACCGAAGCCGGTGCGCAGTTCGCCATCAGCCCGGGTCTGACCGAGCCCCTGCTGAAAGCGGCAACCGAAGGCTCTATTCCACTGATCCCGGGCATCAGCACCGTATCTGAGCTGATGCTGGGTCTGGACTACGGCCTGAAAGAGTTCAAATTCTTCCCGGCGGAAGCCAACGGCGGCACCAAAGCGCTGCAGGCTATCGCAGGTCCGTTCGCCAACGTGCGTTTCTGCCCGACTGGCGGCATCTCCCCGGCGAACTACCGTGACTATCTGGCGCTGAAAAGCGTGCTGTGCATCGGTGGCTCCTGGCTGGTTCCGGCGGATGCGCTGGAAGCGGGCGACTGGGATCGCATCACTAAGCTGGCGCGCGAAGCGGTAGAAGGCGCGCAGCAGTAA
- a CDS encoding MurR/RpiR family transcriptional regulator, producing the protein MKSFPPMSAVLIMNMLEKIQFQLEHLSKSERKVAEVILAAPAQAIHSSIATLAQESGVSEPTVNRFCRSMETRGFPDFKLHLAQSLANGTPYVNRNVDEDDSVEAYTGKIFESAMATLDQVRQSLDMGSVNRAVDLLTQAKKIAFFGLGSSAAVAHDAMNKFFRFNVPVIYSDDIVLQRMSCMNCNEDDVVVLISHTGRTKSLVELAQLARENDAMVIALTTTGTPLAREATLAITLDVPEDTDIYMPMVSRLAQLTVIDVLATGFTLRRGAKFRDNLKRVKEALKESRFDKELFIKGEVP; encoded by the coding sequence ATGAAATCGTTTCCACCGATGAGCGCCGTGTTAATAATGAACATGCTGGAAAAAATCCAGTTTCAACTGGAACACCTTAGCAAATCCGAGCGAAAAGTGGCTGAAGTAATTCTCGCCGCCCCCGCTCAGGCCATTCATTCCAGCATCGCCACTCTGGCCCAGGAGTCGGGGGTCAGCGAACCGACCGTCAACCGCTTCTGCCGCAGTATGGAGACGCGTGGCTTTCCTGATTTTAAACTGCATCTGGCGCAGAGTCTGGCTAACGGAACCCCCTATGTAAACCGCAATGTCGATGAAGACGACAGCGTGGAGGCCTATACCGGCAAAATTTTTGAATCGGCAATGGCGACGCTGGACCAGGTCCGCCAGTCGCTGGATATGGGGTCGGTTAACCGGGCCGTCGATCTACTGACTCAGGCGAAGAAAATTGCCTTCTTTGGTCTCGGGTCGTCAGCAGCCGTCGCTCACGATGCAATGAACAAATTTTTTCGCTTTAATGTCCCGGTTATCTATTCCGACGACATCGTGCTGCAACGCATGAGCTGTATGAATTGTAACGAAGATGACGTGGTGGTGCTGATATCGCATACTGGTCGTACCAAAAGTCTGGTTGAGCTGGCCCAGCTGGCGCGTGAAAACGATGCCATGGTAATTGCTCTCACCACCACCGGTACGCCGCTGGCGCGTGAAGCGACGCTGGCGATCACTCTCGACGTGCCGGAAGACACCGACATCTACATGCCGATGGTGTCGCGTCTGGCGCAGTTAACCGTCATCGACGTGCTGGCTACCGGCTTTACCCTGCGCCGCGGGGCGAAATTCAGAGATAACTTGAAGCGCGTCAAAGAAGCGCTCAAGGAATCGCGTTTTGATAAAGAATTGTTCATCAAGGGTGAAGTTCCCTGA
- the pyk gene encoding pyruvate kinase, giving the protein MSRRLRRTKIVTTLGPATDRDNNLEKIIAAGANVVRMNFSHGTPEDHKLRADKVREIAAKLGRHVAILGDLQGPKIRVSTFKEGKVFLNIGDKFLLDANLSKGEGDKEKVGIDYKGLPADVVPGDILLLDDGRVQLKVLEVQGMKVFTEVTVGGPLSNNKGINKLGGGLSAEALTEKDKADILTAAEIGVDYLAVSFPRCGEDLNYARRLARDAGCDAKIVAKVERAEAVCSQDAMDDIILASDVVMVARGDLGVEIGDPELVGIQKALIRRARQLNRSVITATQMMESMITNPMPTRAEVMDVANAVLDGTDAVMLSAETAAGQYPAETVAAMARVCLGAEKIPSINVSKHRLDIQFDNVEEAIAMSAMYAANHLKGVTAIITMTESGRTALMTSRISSGLPIFAMSRHERTLNLTALYRGVTPVFFDSNSDGVAAANDAVNLLRDKGYLVSGDIVIVTQGDVMSTIGSTNTTRVMTVE; this is encoded by the coding sequence ATGTCCAGAAGGCTTCGCAGAACCAAGATCGTTACCACCTTAGGCCCGGCTACTGACCGCGATAATAACCTCGAGAAAATCATCGCTGCAGGCGCCAACGTGGTACGTATGAACTTTTCTCACGGGACACCGGAAGATCATAAATTACGTGCAGATAAGGTCCGTGAGATCGCGGCAAAACTGGGACGTCATGTAGCTATCCTCGGTGACCTTCAGGGTCCCAAAATCCGCGTATCGACCTTCAAAGAAGGCAAAGTTTTCCTCAATATCGGTGACAAGTTCCTCCTCGACGCCAACCTGAGCAAAGGCGAAGGCGACAAAGAGAAAGTGGGGATCGACTATAAAGGCCTGCCTGCTGACGTGGTGCCGGGCGATATCCTGCTGCTCGACGACGGTCGCGTTCAGCTGAAAGTGCTGGAAGTTCAGGGCATGAAGGTGTTCACCGAAGTAACCGTTGGCGGCCCGCTCTCCAACAATAAAGGCATCAACAAGCTGGGCGGCGGTCTCTCTGCTGAAGCTCTGACCGAAAAAGACAAAGCCGACATCCTCACCGCGGCTGAGATTGGCGTTGACTACCTCGCCGTCTCCTTCCCGCGCTGTGGCGAAGATCTGAACTACGCCCGCCGTCTGGCGCGCGACGCAGGTTGCGATGCCAAAATTGTCGCCAAAGTGGAACGTGCGGAAGCGGTCTGCAGCCAGGACGCGATGGATGACATTATCCTCGCCTCTGACGTGGTGATGGTGGCCCGTGGTGACCTGGGCGTTGAGATTGGCGACCCGGAACTGGTCGGGATCCAGAAGGCGCTGATCCGCCGTGCCCGTCAGCTGAACCGCTCCGTGATCACCGCCACCCAGATGATGGAGTCGATGATCACCAACCCAATGCCGACCCGTGCGGAAGTCATGGACGTGGCGAACGCCGTGCTCGACGGTACCGATGCGGTGATGCTGTCAGCCGAAACCGCTGCCGGCCAGTATCCGGCGGAAACCGTGGCCGCGATGGCGCGCGTCTGCTTGGGGGCAGAGAAGATCCCAAGCATCAACGTCTCCAAGCACCGTCTGGACATTCAGTTCGACAACGTGGAAGAAGCCATTGCGATGTCAGCGATGTACGCGGCTAACCACCTGAAAGGCGTGACCGCAATCATCACCATGACCGAATCCGGCCGTACCGCGCTGATGACCTCGCGTATCAGCTCCGGCCTGCCGATTTTCGCTATGTCCCGTCATGAGCGCACCCTGAATCTGACCGCGCTGTACCGCGGCGTGACGCCGGTGTTCTTCGACAGCAACAGCGACGGCGTGGCGGCGGCGAACGATGCCGTGAATCTGCTGCGCGACAAAGGCTATCTGGTTTCCGGGGATATCGTCATCGTGACCCAGGGCGATGTGATGAGCACCATTGGCTCAACCAACACCACCCGCGTGATGACCGTCGAATAA
- the purT gene encoding formate-dependent phosphoribosylglycinamide formyltransferase — MTRLGTALRPAATRVMLLGSGELGKEVAIECQRLGIEVIAVDRYADAPAMHVAHRSHVINMLDGDALRAVIAAEKPHFVVPEIEAIATDTLLALEAEGQHVVPCARAAKLTMNREGIRRLAAEELALPTSRYRFADSKSDFLEAVAAIGYPCIIKPVMSSSGKGQSFVRSADQLDQAWDYAQQGGRAGAGRVIVEGVVQFDFEITLLTVSAVDGVHFCDPIGHRQEDGDYRESWQPQRMSPLARARAEEISRKVVLTLGGHGLFGVELFVCGDEVIFSEVSPRPHDTGMVTLISQDLSEFALHVRAFLGLPVGGVRQYGPAASAVILPQLTSQNVTFDNVDAAVGAGLQLRLFGKPEIEGSRRLGVALATGEDVETAIERAKQAAASVQVAG, encoded by the coding sequence ATGACTCGTTTAGGAACTGCGCTGCGCCCGGCAGCGACGCGCGTAATGTTGCTCGGATCCGGTGAACTGGGCAAAGAAGTGGCCATCGAGTGCCAGCGCTTAGGGATTGAAGTGATCGCCGTCGATCGCTATGCCGATGCCCCGGCCATGCACGTTGCCCATCGCTCGCACGTCATTAATATGCTCGATGGCGACGCCCTGCGTGCGGTGATTGCCGCAGAAAAACCGCACTTCGTGGTGCCGGAAATCGAAGCTATCGCCACCGATACCCTGCTGGCGCTGGAAGCCGAAGGCCAGCACGTGGTGCCCTGTGCCCGCGCCGCGAAGCTGACCATGAACCGGGAAGGTATTCGCCGCCTGGCCGCGGAAGAGCTGGCTCTGCCTACCTCCCGCTACCGTTTTGCCGACAGCAAAAGTGATTTTTTAGAGGCGGTCGCCGCGATTGGCTACCCGTGCATCATTAAGCCGGTGATGAGCTCCTCCGGTAAGGGACAGAGCTTTGTGCGCAGCGCCGACCAGCTGGATCAGGCCTGGGATTACGCCCAACAGGGGGGCCGCGCCGGAGCCGGACGGGTGATTGTTGAGGGGGTGGTGCAGTTTGATTTTGAGATCACCCTCCTGACCGTCAGTGCCGTCGATGGGGTGCACTTCTGCGATCCGATTGGCCACCGTCAGGAAGATGGCGACTACCGCGAATCCTGGCAGCCGCAGCGGATGAGCCCGCTGGCCCGCGCACGCGCCGAGGAAATTTCCCGCAAGGTAGTGCTGACCCTGGGCGGCCACGGGCTGTTTGGCGTCGAGCTGTTCGTCTGTGGCGACGAGGTAATTTTCAGCGAAGTCTCTCCGCGTCCGCACGATACCGGCATGGTGACCTTGATTTCTCAGGATCTCTCCGAGTTCGCCCTGCACGTTCGCGCCTTCCTCGGCCTGCCGGTCGGCGGCGTGCGTCAGTATGGTCCCGCGGCATCGGCGGTGATCCTGCCCCAGCTGACCAGCCAGAACGTCACCTTTGATAACGTTGATGCCGCAGTGGGCGCGGGCCTGCAGCTGCGTCTGTTCGGTAAGCCAGAAATCGAAGGTTCGCGTCGCTTAGGCGTGGCGCTGGCAACGGGCGAAGATGTGGAAACCGCAATAGAGCGGGCGAAACAGGCCGCCGCCAGCGTGCAGGTAGCAGGATAA
- the mepM gene encoding murein DD-endopeptidase MepM — protein sequence MQQIARSVALAFNNLPRPHRVMLGSLTVLTLAVAVWRPYIYHPNSTPVIKTIELERNEIRSLLPEASEPIDQAPQEEEAIPQDELDDKIAPESGVHEYVVSTGDTLSSVLNQYGIDMGEISRLAAADKDLRNLKIGQQLSWTLTDSGDLQRLTWEVSRRETRTYDRAENGFKMSSEMQQGDWVNSAIKGTLGGGSFVASAREAGLTSGEISSVIKAMQWQMDFRKLRKGDAWSVLMSREMLDGKREQSQLLGVRLRSDGKDYYAIRAEDGKFYDRNGTGLAKGFLRFPTSKQFRVSSNFNPRRLNPVTGRVAPHRGVDFAMPQGTPVLAVGDGEVVMAKRSGAAGYYVAVRHGRTYTTRYMHLRKLLVKPGQKVKRGDRIALSGNTGRSTGPHLHYEVWINQQAVNPLTAKLPRTEGLTGKDRSDYLAQVKEVMPQLSIN from the coding sequence GTGCAACAGATAGCCCGCTCTGTCGCCCTGGCATTTAATAATTTGCCCCGGCCCCACCGCGTCATGCTGGGGTCGCTTACTGTTCTCACCTTAGCGGTCGCCGTCTGGCGGCCCTATATTTACCACCCAAATTCCACGCCAGTTATCAAGACCATCGAACTGGAAAGAAACGAAATCCGCTCACTGTTGCCCGAAGCCAGTGAACCTATCGACCAGGCCCCGCAGGAAGAAGAAGCTATTCCGCAGGATGAACTGGATGACAAAATCGCCCCTGAAAGCGGCGTCCATGAATATGTGGTTTCAACTGGCGATACCTTAAGCAGCGTGCTTAACCAGTACGGTATCGATATGGGCGAAATCAGCCGGCTTGCTGCCGCGGATAAAGATCTGCGTAACCTGAAAATTGGTCAGCAGCTTTCATGGACCCTGACCGACAGCGGCGATTTACAGCGCCTGACCTGGGAAGTCTCCCGTCGTGAAACCCGCACCTACGATCGTGCTGAAAACGGTTTCAAGATGAGCAGCGAAATGCAGCAGGGCGACTGGGTTAACAGCGCTATCAAAGGCACCTTAGGCGGCGGCAGTTTCGTTGCCAGCGCGCGTGAAGCGGGTCTGACCAGCGGTGAAATCAGTTCAGTGATCAAAGCCATGCAGTGGCAGATGGACTTCCGTAAGCTGAGAAAAGGCGATGCCTGGTCGGTGCTGATGTCCCGCGAAATGCTGGACGGCAAGCGCGAGCAGAGCCAGCTGCTTGGGGTTCGTTTACGCTCTGACGGGAAAGATTATTATGCGATCCGCGCCGAAGACGGCAAATTCTACGATCGCAACGGGACCGGTCTGGCGAAAGGCTTCTTGCGCTTCCCGACCTCGAAACAGTTCCGCGTCTCCTCGAACTTTAACCCGCGTCGTCTGAACCCGGTTACCGGCCGCGTAGCCCCGCACCGCGGTGTGGACTTTGCTATGCCGCAGGGGACACCTGTTCTGGCAGTCGGTGATGGCGAAGTGGTGATGGCAAAACGCAGCGGTGCCGCCGGCTATTACGTTGCCGTGCGTCATGGACGTACCTACACCACCCGCTATATGCACCTGCGTAAGCTGCTGGTGAAGCCGGGGCAGAAGGTGAAGCGTGGCGATCGCATCGCGCTATCGGGCAATACCGGGCGTTCTACCGGCCCGCACCTGCACTATGAAGTGTGGATCAACCAGCAGGCGGTCAACCCGTTAACGGCGAAACTGCCGCGTACCGAAGGGTTGACCGGTAAGGACCGTAGCGATTATCTGGCGCAGGTCAAAGAGGTTATGCCGCAGCTCAGTATTAATTAA
- the edd gene encoding phosphogluconate dehydratase, with protein MNSTLLRVTQRIVERSKKTRSAYLARIQQAKTDTVHRSQLACGNLAHGFAACQPEDKASLKSMLRNNIGIITSYNDMLSAHQPYETYPDIIRKALHQANAVGQVAGGVPAMCDGVTQGQDGMELSLLSREVIAMSAAVGLSHNMFDGALYLGVCDKIVPGLAMAALSFGHLPALFVPSGPMASGLANKEKVRIRQLYAEGKVDRMALLESEAASYHAPGTCTFYGTANTNQMVVEFMGMQLPGSSFVHPDAPLREALTAAAARQVTRLTGNGNEWMPLGKMVDEKVVINGIVALLATGGSTNHTMHMVAMARAAGILINWDDFSDLSEAVPLMTRLYPNGPADINHFQAAGGVPVLMRELMKGGLLHEDVNTVAGFGLQRYTLEPWLNDGELDWREGAQASLDESVIATFDKPFSHHGGTKVLNGNLGRAVMKTSAVPVENQVIEAPAIVFESQHDVLPAFEAGLLDKDCVVVVRHQGPKANGMPELHKLMPPLGVLLDRCFKIALVTDGRLSGASGKVPSAIHVTPEAYDGGLLAKVYDGDIIRVNGQTGELTLLVDEAVLAARKPHIPDLSASRVGTGREMFSALRENLSGAEQGATCITF; from the coding sequence ATGAATTCGACTTTGTTACGGGTAACACAGCGCATTGTTGAGCGCTCGAAAAAGACCCGTTCAGCCTACCTCGCGCGCATTCAGCAGGCGAAGACCGATACGGTCCATCGTTCGCAGCTGGCCTGCGGTAACCTGGCGCATGGTTTTGCCGCCTGCCAGCCAGAAGATAAAGCCTCGCTGAAAAGCATGCTGCGTAACAATATCGGCATCATCACCTCCTACAACGACATGCTCTCGGCGCATCAGCCGTATGAGACCTACCCGGACATCATTCGGAAAGCGCTGCACCAGGCCAATGCCGTGGGCCAGGTCGCGGGCGGGGTGCCTGCGATGTGCGACGGCGTGACCCAGGGTCAGGACGGGATGGAACTCTCGCTGCTGAGCCGGGAAGTGATCGCCATGTCCGCCGCGGTCGGCCTGTCGCATAACATGTTTGATGGCGCGCTGTACCTCGGCGTGTGCGACAAGATTGTTCCGGGGCTGGCGATGGCGGCCCTGTCGTTTGGTCATCTTCCTGCGCTGTTCGTGCCGTCAGGCCCGATGGCCAGTGGTCTGGCTAATAAAGAGAAAGTGCGCATTCGCCAGCTGTATGCCGAAGGCAAAGTGGATCGCATGGCGCTGCTGGAGTCGGAAGCGGCGTCCTATCACGCGCCGGGCACCTGTACGTTTTACGGTACCGCCAACACCAACCAGATGGTGGTGGAATTTATGGGAATGCAGCTGCCGGGCTCGTCGTTTGTCCACCCGGATGCACCGCTGCGTGAAGCCCTGACCGCCGCAGCGGCGCGGCAGGTGACCCGCCTGACCGGTAACGGCAACGAGTGGATGCCGCTCGGTAAAATGGTTGATGAAAAAGTGGTGATCAACGGTATCGTGGCTCTGCTGGCGACCGGCGGCTCCACCAACCACACCATGCACATGGTGGCGATGGCCCGTGCTGCGGGCATTCTCATCAACTGGGACGATTTCTCCGATCTGTCTGAAGCGGTGCCGCTGATGACCCGTCTCTACCCGAACGGCCCGGCAGACATTAACCACTTCCAGGCGGCGGGCGGCGTACCGGTGCTGATGCGCGAGCTGATGAAGGGCGGTCTGCTGCATGAAGACGTCAACACGGTGGCCGGTTTTGGCCTGCAGCGTTACACCCTGGAGCCGTGGCTGAACGATGGCGAGCTGGACTGGCGTGAAGGGGCTCAGGCTTCGCTGGATGAGAGCGTGATCGCCACCTTCGACAAGCCATTCTCTCACCACGGCGGCACCAAAGTGCTGAACGGCAACCTGGGTCGGGCGGTAATGAAGACCTCTGCGGTGCCGGTGGAAAACCAGGTTATTGAGGCCCCGGCGATTGTGTTCGAGAGTCAGCATGACGTGCTGCCGGCATTTGAAGCCGGTCTGCTGGACAAAGATTGCGTGGTTGTGGTCCGTCATCAGGGACCAAAAGCGAACGGCATGCCAGAATTACATAAACTAATGCCGCCACTTGGTGTATTATTGGACCGCTGTTTCAAAATTGCGTTAGTAACCGATGGACGCCTCTCCGGCGCATCAGGTAAAGTGCCTTCTGCCATCCATGTCACCCCGGAAGCTTACGACGGTGGATTGCTGGCAAAAGTGTACGATGGCGACATCATCCGCGTTAACGGTCAGACTGGCGAGTTGACCTTACTGGTGGATGAGGCGGTACTTGCCGCACGTAAGCCACATATTCCTGACCTGAGCGCATCGCGCGTGGGCACGGGGCGCGAAATGTTCAGTGCGCTGCGCGAGAACCTCTCGGGCGCAGAGCAGGGCGCGACCTGTATTACGTTTTAA